The following is a genomic window from Caproiciproducens sp. CPB-2.
AACACGCTGCCGACGGTGATGTCGCTGAGGGAAGCGGACTCTCCGCTTTCATTACCGCTTGTATTTTTCACTCCTTTTGTACTGTATGTATCACTTGTATCCTCTGCGGAAGAAGCCGTGGAATCCGTCCCCTGTTCCTTTTTTCCGCCCGGAGTCTGCCGGTTTCCCCGCACGCTTTGTCTGGTAAGGATGCTTTCATCGGAAATGGTAATGGTTTTTGTTTCGCCGGTGAGCGTCAGCATTTCAAATCCGCCTGCGCCGCCGGAACCCGGCTGCCTTTGATTTTTCCCTTCGGAATTGTCGCCGCCAGACGCAGTATCGTCTTTCGACGGAAGGTCTCCCTTTTGTTCACTGCCGGAAGCTCCGCCTTTCCCGCTTCCCTGACGCCCGCCGCCCTCTCCGGGGTTCAAGGTCCCCAGAGCAAGAGTGATTTTACTGCCGTCAACCGCCGTCACCTTGCCGTACACGGTTGTCTGATTGTCCTTGCTCTGCTGGGAAGCCGACTGTGCCGCCGTCACGGCCGTTGTCTGCGAGGAACATGCCACAAGTCCGACAGTACAAACGGCGGCCAGCAACACCGCTTCCACCCGTTTTACCATACGATCCTTCATGATTTGCATCTCCATTCTAAAAAATTGGAAATATCTTCCTGACGTATGGTTATTATATTGGCGCAATGTGACGGTTGTATGTTCTTTATTTTAAAGCTGAATGAAAAAAGCCCGCGGACCGGCGCCCACAGGCTTTTTGTATCATTCCATTATCGTTTGATAATTTTCTGTACAATGGAAATTTCCTCTTTGCTCGGAATCAGGAGCCTGTAGAAAGGCGTTCTGGTAAACTTGCAGAAAATAATAATCGAGGTCACTCCCTGCGCCGTCAGCGAAATGGACGTCGACACCGCCGCGCCGTTGATGCCCATGCCGGGAATCAGGACAAAGCTGAGGACGATGTTGAACGCCACGCCGATCACCGTAGAGATGATATTCAGCTCCGGTTTTCCGTACGCCGCAATCGAGTTTGCCAGCACCTTCGCGTAAGTAATAAAGATGGAACCGATAATCAGGATGCGCAGCGCCGGAATGGCCGCGATATATTTCGGGAAAACAATCGGTACGAAAACCTGCGCCATCCAGGTCAGCAGGAACGCGCACACAAAAGTAATGTAGGTAACGATTTTGCAGGACATCAGCGTCAGCTTGACTTTATCCTCCTGCACCTTCATCCCGGCGATCCGTGACATGATGACCATACTGACGGCATTCGGCAAAAGCCAGACCTGCTCCATCAGTGTGGAGGCGAAGGAGTACACGCCGAGCGCGGCGACCTTGTAATATCCCTTGACAATAAAATTGGCGGCATAGGTGTTCACATAGGTCAGCATGTTGGAAACGTGGGATTTCAGGCTGTACTTTACCATGGTACCGGCGCCGACCAGCACATCGTCCTCTTCGCTTACCGCCTGTTCCGGACCCCTGCGCAGCACGGAAATACACATCCCGATCATGGCCACCATAATCAGAATGCTGGAAAGAATAATCACCAGCGGCGTTTTCCAGAAAAACACGCTGAACGCAAACACGGTGGTCAGCACGCGCTGAATCAGGGTGATGATATTATAGGCGCTGAACTTGTTCTCCCCGCGCAGAATGCAGGTGTAGACGGTGGATAAAAAGGAAAACACGCCGTAAACCACCGCAAGCACGCTGTATAAGAGAGGAGTGTCCGCAAAATAGCTGTCGCGCAGTACAAAAACGCTTGCAAGGCCGATGACGACGATCAGGACAACGATTCCGGCGCAGATTTTTGTCAGCGCTTTTTTCACGTTCTTCAGCCCGTAGCGCGACGTATAGTAAATCACCGCGGAGCTGACGCTCAGGGAAAGGAAGGTGACCAGAAGCGTCCCCACGTACTGCAGCTGCGTAATATATCCCTTGGAAGCCGGGTCCAGAACCCCCGTGATCACGAGGGAGGAAACGAACCCCATTACCGCGCCGAACGCGGTTGTGCCAAAGGTACTGAGCGCGTCGCGCACGATGGAACTTCTGATTTTACGGTCTTTTTTTTCTTTCATCTATCCTATACTCCAATACCTGCCGCTGTACTTTTTAGCAAGGAGTATATTATAGCATGATCGCAAAAAATTAACAATATTTCAATGGCTATTCCTGAAGTTTTCCGCCGACATGGTTTCTGTCGAGCGCTTTCCGAATAGTGAGGGAAAGCGGTACGGCCACCACGTCCGCAATCACCGCGTTCGTAAGGGTTACGGCGGCTTTGGTCGCGATTTTAATATTGACGACCTGCACCGCGGAGCCGATGAGCAGCTCCTTCACATAGGAGTAGCCGAGGTACAGGGCGCAGTAGCTTAAAGAGCCCGCGACCGCCGCAAGAATCAGGCGGGAAAGCTTTTTCGCGGATTTGTCCCCGCCCCAGGCGATGGTGCCGCAGACAAACGCCATCATAAACTTAAAGACCAGCGTAGAAGGTGCGCTGGAGGCCCAGCCGCCGATCAGGTCAAAGATAAACGAACCGATTCCCGCCGCCGCGCCGCCGTAAACCGGTCCTAAAAGCAGGCCGGACAGGATGCAGAACACGTTGCCGAGACCGATCATGGTTTTGTCGCCAAGCACGGGAATCGGAACGTTCAGATAGGTTCCCACCAGTACAAGCGCGCCCATCAGGCCGGTCAGCGCGACATTGACCGTCGTCTTTTGCCGATTTGTATTGAATTTCATGATAATACCCCAAAACTATGAATGATTTAATTCAGGACGCCGATACGGTTTTTGACATTCAACCGGTCCAGCGCGTTGCCCAGCAGGAAATAAGCCGCCGCGCTGGCGCTTGCCTGCACCAGATTGGCCGGTATCTCCGCCAGCGGAGAGACAAAGCTGTGCAGAAAAACGACCTCCGTCAGATAGTACCCGGCGATGCAGATCACCCCGGCGGCGACAGCCGCCGCGGCATTGCGCTTATGAAGAATCGTTTTGCCCGCCGCGGAAAAGCAGAGGACCATGGCCGATTTAATCAGGAAGGTCGGCAGCGCGTACGCTACGCTCCCCGTCAGCGCGTCGGACATCGCTTCGCCGATTCCCCCGGCGGCGATGGCAAACGGCGCGGGCAGAATACTGGCCGCAAGATAGAGGATGGAATCCCCCAGATGGATATATCCGCCCGTCGCGGGCGTAGGGATATGGAGGACATAGGCCGTAACCACAAAGATCATCGCGGCAAAAAGCGCCGTCATGACATAGGTTCCCGTCGCAGAAGACCGGTTCGTTTTCATCATCTAAACACTCCAATGATTGATTTGCTTTAAAGCTGTGCTATAATAATAGCGTATAACTGTTCATATTGAAATATACAGTTAATAAAAAAATGATCAGTACAGTTTTTGGAGGAAGCCCATGACCTACGATTATCTGATTTTGGACGCCGATTCGGGCACCCCGCTTTATCAGCAGCTTTACCTCACTATGAAAGCCGCCATTGAGGCCGGACATCTCGCGAAGGGAGAGCGCCTTCCTTCCATCCGCAAGCTGGCGGAGGATTTAAAACTGAGCTGCACGACGGTAGAAAACGCGTATCAGCAGCTTTGCGTGGAAGGCTATATCCAGTCCCGGCCGCAGCGCGGCTATTTTGTTCTGGCTGTGGCGCACGACGACGGGCGGCAAAAGCCGCGCCGCGTCGGTACCCCTCTGCCGAGTGCCCCTCCCATCCGCTATAATTTCGGCAGCGACTGCGTGGACAGCGACAATATCGACATCAGGGCCTGGCGGCGCCATATCCGCGACGTGCTGAACCGTCAGGAGGTCATCGCCGGGTACGGCGAGCATCAGGGGGAGCGCTCTCTGCGTGAGGCGCTTTCCGCCTACAGCTACAGCGTCCGGGGGGTGGTCGCTTCCCCGGAGCAGATCGTCATCGGCGCGGGCACACAGCCGCTGTTAACCATATTATGCGGATTATTAAACAGGGATGATACGCGCGTTGCCATGGAAGAGCCGGGATTTCTGCAGGCTGAACAGATTTTCTCCGACTGCGGACTGGATGTCCTGCAGCTGCCGGCGGACGAAAGCGGCATCCGGATGGACGCGCTGGAAAAAAGCGGTGCGAGGCTGCTGTTCGTCAGTCCCTCCAACCGGGTCCGCACGGGAACGAGCCTGCCCATGGGCAGGCGGGCCGAGCTGCTGAACTGGGCGCGGGAAACCGGCGCGATCATCCTTGAGGACGACTACAACGGCGAGCTGCGCTACAACGCGCGCCCGATCCCGGCCATGCAGAGCATGGCGGGCGGGGAAAGCATCGTTTACATCGGCTCCTTCTCCAAGCTTCTGCTTCCTTCGGTGCGTATCGGCTATATGGTGCTGCCGGAAAATCTTCTGGAACGCTACCGCGCGCGGGCCAGCCGCTACAACCAGACCGCCTCCAAAATCGAGCAGCTGGCTCTGAGCGGGTACGTGAAAAGCGGACAGCTGGAGCGCCACCTGCGCCGGCTGAGAAAGCTGTACGCCGCCAAGAGCACCGCACTGATCAAAGCCCTGAAAAGCGCTTTCGGCGACAGCGTCGATATTTTGCTGGAGGAGACGTTTCTGTACCTGATCCTGGACGTGAAAACCGGGCTATCATCGCAGGAGCTCTGCGCCCTGGCGGCGGAGAAGGGCGTCCGGACCATGCCGCCGCAGGAAGGGACCTCCAGAATCAGGCTCGGCTTCGCGGGGATTCCCCTCGGGGAAATCGGCGCGGCGGTGGACTGCCTGAAAAGCGCGTGGTCCTGATTGTTTTTTCCGGCTTATCGTAGTAAAATAGGGTACATTAACAGATAATGGAATCAGTCCGCATCCCGCCGATGCGGCGGATTTCCATCGGATAAAGGAGAAGCATAACATGCGAGCATATGAAAGATTTCTGAAATACGTCGGCTTTGACACCACCTCCGACGAAAACGCCCCGGAAAACGTCTGCCCCAGCACCGAAAAACAGAAGGAGCTGGCAAAGTTTCTGGTGGAGGAAATGAAGGGGCTGGGCCTTTCCGACGCCCACATGGACGAAAACGGCTACGTCTACGGGACGCTTCCCGCAAACTGTGAGGAAAAGCTGCCGGTGATCGGGCTGATTTCCCACATGGACACCAGCCCGTCCGCGAGCGGCGCCGGGATCAGGCCGAGAATCGTGGAAAATTACGACGGCGGGGACATCGTCCTCAATCAGGAAAAACAGATCGTGATGAGCCCCGCGAAATTTGAAAGCCTGCGCGATTACAAGGGCAAGGATTTAATCGTCACCGACGGCACCACCCTGCTGGGCGCCGACGACAAAGCCGGTGTGGCGGAAATCATGACCGTCCTGGAAAAACTGAGCGGCGGCGGGATAAAGCACGGAAAAATCGCGGTCGGCTTCACCCCGGACGAGGAAATCGGGCGCGGGGCGGACAGGTTCGACGTCGAACATTTCGGGGCGGATTACGCCTACACGGTGGACGGCGGAAGGCTGGGGGAAATTGAGTACGAAAACTTCAACGCGGCGGCCGCGACGGTCACGGTAAACGGGGTGAACATCCACCCGGGCGACGCGAAAAACAAGATGAAGAACGCGCTTTTGATGGGCGTTGAATTCAACTCCATGCTTCCTCCGAACGAAATTCCCGCCTGTACCGAGGGCTACGAGGGCTTCCACCACCTGAGCCACATGGAGGGCGACGAGGAAAAAGCCGTTCTGCGCTATATTATCCGCGACCACGACATGAACCAGTTTACGGAGAAAAAAGCCCGTTTTGAAAAAGTCGCCCGCTATCTCAACGAAAAATACGGGGACAATACCATTGAGCTCACCCTGCGGGATTCCTACTACAATATGAAAGAAAAAATAGAGCCGCATATGTTTATCATTGAAAAGGCAAAAAAGGCCATGAAGGACGCGGGCGTGGAGCCGGAGATCGTAGCCATCCGCGGCGGCACGGACGGCGCAAGGCTTTCGTACATGGGCCTTCCCTGCCCCAACCTTTCCACCGGCGGCCACAATTTTCACGGCCGGTTCGAGTACGTTCCGGTCCAGTCCATGGACAGCATGGCGGACGTACTCCTGAATATTGTAAAGGCGGAATGAATTTTGTATCGCATTTCCCTGCAAAATATGATATAGTAAAGTGATAAAGTGCAAATCGGCGGAAAAACAGCGGAGTTCCCGTTGCCGAAAAATGCATTTTATGGTATAATTATGCTTTAAATTAAGAAAGTGCTTAAAGGGGATTAACGGAATTATGATTTGTGTGAACCAGTACCGCACCCATCTGTGCGGGGAAGTCAGCGAAAAGGACATTGGCAGCGAAGTGCGCGTCGCCGGCTGGGTGGAAAACATCCGCGACCACGGCGGCGTAAAATTTCTGGATCTGCGCGACCATTACGGCGTGGTCCAGATCGTTGTTCATGACGAAAGCCTGCTGGAAAACGTAACGAAAGAATGCACCATTACCGCCGCCGGCACCGTTATACTGCGCGACGAAGACACTGTTAATCCCAAAATTAATACCGGCACGGTGGAGGTAAAGGTCTCCGCCCTCACCGTGCTGGGCAAAACACTGAACAGCCTGCCGTTTGAAGTGGATTTGTCGAAGGAAACCAAGGAGGACGTCCGTCTGAAATACCGCTTTCTCGATCTGCGCAACCCGAAAGTGCACCAGAATATCGTCCTGCGCTCCCAGCTGATTGCTTTTCTGCGCAGCAAGATGACGGAAATGGGCTTTCTGGAAATCCAGACGCCGATTCTCAGCGCCTCTTCTCCGGAGGGCGCGCGCGACTATCTGATTCCCAGCCGCAGGCACGCGGGCAAATTCTATGCCCTGCCGCAGGCGCCGCAGATTTTCAAGCAGCTTCTGATGGTGTCGGGCTTCGACCGCTATTTCCAGATCGCCCCCTGCTTCCGCGATGAGGACGCGAGGGCCGACCGTTCTCCCGGCGAGTTTTATCAGCTCGACTTTGAGATGGCGTTCGCCACGCAGGAGGACGTTTTCTCGGTCGCGGAGGAAGTGCTGGGCGCGACCTTTGAGAAATTTTCCGATAAAAGGGTCTCCAAAGCACCGTTTGTGCGCATTCCCTACGAGGAATCCATGCTGAAATACGGCACAGACAAGCCCGACCTGCGCAATCCGCTGACCATTCTCGATATTACCGACCTGTTTGAAGATACCGCCTTTGCCCCGTTCAAGGGCAAAACGGTCCGCGCAATCAACGTGCCGGACTGCGTTGCCCAGCCGAAGAGCTTCTTCGAGAACATGCTCAAATTCGCGGAAGGAATCGGCATGAAGGGTCTCGGCTACATCAGCGTCACCGCTGAAAACGAGTACAAGGGCCCGATCAACAAATATCTGCCGGACGACAAACGCGAGGAGCTGACCCGCCGCGCGGGGCTGAAGCCCGGCTGCGTGATCTTTTTCATTGCCGACGACCGCGAGACGGCCCCAAAGCTTGCGGGACAGATCCGCACGGAGCTTGGCGAAAGGCTTGACCTGATCGACAGGGACGCGTTTGAGCTGTGCTTTATTGTGGACTTCCCGATGTACGAGATCGACGAGGACACCGGGAACTACGTCTTCACCCACAACCCGTTCTCCATGCCGCAGGGTGAAATGGAGGCGCTGACGGCCAAAAAGCCGGAGGAGGTTCTGGCTTACCAGTACGATATCGTCTGCAACGGCGTGGAGCTTTCCTCCGGCGCGGTGCGCAACCATGACATCGCCGTGATGGTCAAAGCGTTTGAAATTGCCGGTTACACGGAAGAAGATATCCAAACCAAATTCACCTCGCTCTACAACGCGTTCCAGTACGGCGCGCCCCCGCACGCGGGCATGGCCCCGGGCGTGGACCGGATGCTGATGCTGCTGACCGGCGAGGATAACATCCGCGAAGTGATCGCGTTCCCGATGAACTCCAACGCGCAGGACGTGCTGATGGGCTCTCCCGGAGAAGTCACCGAGCAGCAGCTGCGCGAGGTTCACATCAAGCTGAGAAAATAAGCCCGGAGCCTGTTTTTGGCCCGGACCGAAGGAGGGCTTTCATGATTACCCATGAGGAAATATTGAATATCGCCAATCTGGCGAAGCTTTCCGTCAGTGACGAAGAGCTGGACGAACTGACGAAGGATATGAGCGAAATCATCGGCTTTGCCGATACGATCAACGCCGCCAGCGCCGACGCTTCCGATTTTGACAATATCAACAACCTCTCCAATGTCTTCCGGGAGGACACCGTCGTCCCCTCCTACGACCGGGAAGAGATCCTGAAAAACGCCGAGAGCCGGGACGACGGATATTTTCTGGTCAAAAAACGTGTGTAGGAGGTACGGATGGAAAGTCAGATCAAAAAGCTGCACGGGCTGATGCAGTCCCGGCAGATCAGCTGTCAGGAGCTTACACAGAACTATCTCGACGCGATGGAACGCGACAATATAAAAATCAACGCCTATGTCAACCCCACGGCGGAGCTGGCAATGGAAACGGCAAAGGCTGTGGACAAAAAAATCGCTTCCGGTGAAGAGCTTTCCCCCCTCGCGGGAATTCCGATGACTCTCAAGGACAATATCTCCACCAAAGGAATCGAAACCACCTGCTGTTCCAACATTCTGAAGGGCTATTACCCGATTTATGACGCGACAGTATGGGACATTCTGCAGCGGCAGAACGCCGTACTGCTTGGAAAGACAAATATGGACGAGTTCGCCATGGGCTCCTCCTGCGAGACCTCCTGCTTCGGCGGGGCGCTGAACCCCCACGACCTTTCCCGCGTGGCGGGCGGCAGCTCCGGCGGCGTGGCCTCCGCGGTCGGCGGCAATCTTGCCGTTTACGGGCTTGGTTCCGACACGGGCGGCTCTATCCGCCAACCCGCGAGCTTCTGCGGCCTGGTCGGCTTAAAACCGACCTACGGCGCCGTTTCCCGGTACGGGCTGATCGCCTACGCGTCCAGCTTTGACCAGATCGGGCCGATCACCGCGACGGTGGAGGACGCCGCGCTAATTTACGACGCGATTTCCCGGTACGACGAAAAGGATTCGACGTGCCGCGGCAATACCGGAAAACCGGTCAGCGAGAGCCTGAACAACAGCATCAAAGGCATGAAAATCGGAATTGCGAAGGAGTACTTCGACGGCATCCGCGACGATGTGAACGGCGCGGTACAGAACGCGCTGAAGGTCTGCGAGTCGCTCGGCGCCGAGATCGTCTATTTCGATATGCCCGCTTTAAAATACAGCCTGCCGGTGTATTATATTCTGGCGTGCGCGGAGGCTTCTTCCAACCTCGGCCGGTACGACGGCATCCGCTACGGTTACCGCACCCCGCACTACGGCGACCGCAATGAAATGATCTGCAAAACGCGCAGCGAGGGCTTTGGCAGGGAAGTCAAGCGCAGGATCCTGCTGGGCACCTACGTGCTGAGCGCGGGGTACTACGACGCGTATTATAAAAAAGCGCAGAATCTGCGCGGCACGCTGGTCAAAGCGTTTCAGGACGCTTTCGGGAAATGCGACGCAATTCTCGCCCCCACCGTCCCCATGACGGCTTTCCCGCTGAACTTCACCGCACAGGACGCGGTGGAAACATATCAGACGGACATCTGCACCGTGCCGGTGAACATCGCGGGCCTGCCCGCCGTCTCCATCCCCTGCGGCTTTGACGCCGCGGGCCTGCCCATCGGCATGCAGCTGATCGGCAGCAGCTTCAGCGAGGCGGTCATCCTGAATATTGCGCATCAGTATGAATCGGCCGTGGGAAACACGGTTTTCCGCTCTGCGGACATGGGGGTGAAGCTATGAGTAATTACGAGCTGGTCTGCGGACTGGAAACTCATATTGAATTATCCACCAAAACGAAAATTTTCTGTTCGTGCACCACGGAGTTCGGCGGCGACCCGAACACCCACTGCTGCCCCGTCTGCATCGGGCTGCCGGGCACTCTGCCCAAGCTGAATAAAAAAGTGGTCGAATACGCCGTTATGGCCGGTCTGGCGACCAACTGCGAAATCAGCCCGGTTTCCAAAATGGATCGCAAAAACTACGTGTACCCCGACCTGCCGAAGGCATACCAGATTTCACAGTACGATATGCCGCTGTGCAAAAACGGATATGTGGAGCTGAGCAACGGCAGAAAGGTCCGTATCCTGCGCATCCATATTGAAGAGGACGCCGGAAAGCTGGTCCACCAGCGCGGCAGCACCTATGTGGATTATAACCGCGGCGGCGTGCCGCTGATTGAAATCGTTACCGAGCCCGACATCCGCAGCATTGACGAAGCGAGGGAATATCTGGAAAGGCTGCAGCTCGTCATGCGCTTTCTCGGTATTTCGGACTGTAAAATGCAGGAAGGCTCCATGCGGTGCGACGTGAATGTTTCCGTACGTCCGCAGGGAACCGAAGCATTCGGCACAAGGACCGAAATTAAAAATATGAACTCCTTCACCCACATGGCCAAGGCGATGGAATACGAGGTGAACCGCCAGATCGACCTGCTGCAGAGCGGCGAAAAGGTCGTGCAGGAAACCCGCCGCTACAACGAGGAGGACGACTGCACCGAAAGCATGCGCGGCAAGGAAGACGCCCACGATTACCGCTATTTTCGCGAGCCGGACCTCGTGACCATTCAGGTTTCCGAAGAGACGGTCGCCCAGTTAAGGGAAAAGCTGCCGGAGCTGCCCCATCAAAGGCTGGAGCGCTACCGGGCCGAATTCGGAATTCCCGAAGCCGACGCGCAGCAGCTGATCAAATACCGCAGGATCGCGGACTATTTTGAGGCCGCGATTGACGGCGTTCAGAATCCAAAGGTCGTTGCGAACTGCATGATCGGACAGATTTTCAGCCGTCTGGACGGAGACAGCGCGAAAGAAAGCTTTCAGGTAAACGTAACGCCCGAAAACTTAAATGCGCTTGTGAAGCTGCTGGACGAAGGCAAAATCAAAATGAACCTTTTAAAGGCGACGCTTGAAAAAATGCTCGACACCGGAAAAGCTCCGGGCGAACTCATCAGCGAGGCCGACATGGGCGGTGTAGACGCGGATGCTCTTAAATCCGTCTGCGAGCAGGCTATCGCCTCCAATCCCAACGCAGTGTCGGATTACCTCTCCGGCAAAGAAAAGGCGCTCAAGGCCATTCTGGGCTCCGTTATGAAAGCGACACGGGGCCGCGCGGACGCAATGGAAGCGGAAAAGCTGCTGATTCAGCTGATACAGGGAGCCAACGCCAAATAATCAAAAAGAAACCTTGCATAAAATATGCCTTGATCGGCTTTGGTAATCCGATCAAGGCATTTCTTTGTTCTCAGCTCTTCCGTTCCCCGTCATCCGCAGCGGGGTCCTGCGCATCTGTGTTTTTCTCATTCACAGCCCCGGAGCAAGCTTCCCTCTCCTGTGCCGGGGATAAGGCGTCTGTCCGAAGGGGTGGCTCCCGCAAAGCGTCCGTCCGTTTCTGTCTGGTCCATACAAGAAAGACCAGCATCACGAAAGTTGTAATCAGATCGGCGACCGCCTGCGCGTAGTAAATCCCGTTTTCCATCCACAGACGTTCCATCAGGATCAAAATCGGAAGGTAGATGATTCCCTGTCTGGAAATACTGAATACAAATCCTGACTTGCTGTATTTGATGCAGAGCAGATATACGATCGCCATCGCCTGAAAGCCATAGGTGAAAAACAAAACGCTTGCCCCGATCATTGCCCGTATGCCCAGCTTAACGACGGCGGGGTCCCTGGAAAACGCGGCAACAATCGGCTGCGCAAACAGAATTTGCAGACCCGCCAGAATCACGCCGCCTGAAATCGCCCACAGATATGCCTTCCGGGTGGCCTCTTTAATACGGTCGAAATGACGCGCGCCGTAATTATAGGAAATAAAGGTCTGATACCCTCTTGAAAATCCGGTAATGGCAAACGTCGTCATCCCCACCATACGGTTGGCGATCCCCAGCGCGGCAATGGTGTTGTCGCCGTACGGAGCCGCCACAACGTTTGCCGCGCTGATGGACAGACTCTGAAAAAGGTTGATCGTAAAGATGGGAATCCCCGTTTTGAGAATCGGTTTTATAGACCATGACTGAAAGCGGATGTTTTTGACGGAAAGGGTCAAGTAGCTCTTCCCTCTCAGATAATACGGCAGCAAAATCGCAACACTGATGAACTGCCCGATGACATCAGTCACGGCGGCGCCCACAATTCCCATCTTCAGCGGCCAGATAAAGATCGGGTCCAGAATGATGTTTACCATGGAACCCACGATCTGGGACCACGTGCTGAGCGCTACCGCGCCTTCGGCGCGTACGAGATTCATCAGGCAGATGGACGGGATCTGAAACAAAAAACCCACAATCAGGATTCCCGTGTAATTCAGCGCATAGGGCATCACCTCGGCGGAGGCGCCCATTGCCCTGAGCAAAGGCCGCAGAAACAGCAGGACGAGCTGAAACCCTACGCTTGCAAGTACACAGTAAAAAAGAGTCGACGAAAGCACGATCTCCGCTTTTTTCTTCTCGCCCGCCCCGAGAAGCTCGGAAATATACGCCGCCGCCCCGTTTCCGAAAAGCAGACCGATTCCGGGAATGAACGTGACAAGAGGATAGGCGATGGAAATCGCTCCCATCGCCGCGGTACCCAGCTGCGCCACAAAGAAGCTGTCGATAAAATTGTAGAACCCCGTCATCAGCAGCCCGACGATCGTTGGCATTCCTAAGTACAGCAAAGCGGTATTCACTTTCCCGCTCTCCATCACAGCCAATCTTTTATTCACTGAAAATTACCCCTTCCAATCCGTTTAGCTGCTATACGATTGTGCAAAAAAAATAGCGCCTTGCAGCACTATTCCCATTTTTTCTGAATCTCCTCTAAAAACTCACAGATTACCGCGCGCTTTTGCCCGTCATAGTTTTGCACTACGTCAGAAACTTTCCCATCAAGCTCTTTGTGATAGCGGCGATGCTCTTCAAAAGCCTTTTGGCCCTTT
Proteins encoded in this region:
- the gatA gene encoding Asp-tRNA(Asn)/Glu-tRNA(Gln) amidotransferase subunit GatA, coding for MESQIKKLHGLMQSRQISCQELTQNYLDAMERDNIKINAYVNPTAELAMETAKAVDKKIASGEELSPLAGIPMTLKDNISTKGIETTCCSNILKGYYPIYDATVWDILQRQNAVLLGKTNMDEFAMGSSCETSCFGGALNPHDLSRVAGGSSGGVASAVGGNLAVYGLGSDTGGSIRQPASFCGLVGLKPTYGAVSRYGLIAYASSFDQIGPITATVEDAALIYDAISRYDEKDSTCRGNTGKPVSESLNNSIKGMKIGIAKEYFDGIRDDVNGAVQNALKVCESLGAEIVYFDMPALKYSLPVYYILACAEASSNLGRYDGIRYGYRTPHYGDRNEMICKTRSEGFGREVKRRILLGTYVLSAGYYDAYYKKAQNLRGTLVKAFQDAFGKCDAILAPTVPMTAFPLNFTAQDAVETYQTDICTVPVNIAGLPAVSIPCGFDAAGLPIGMQLIGSSFSEAVILNIAHQYESAVGNTVFRSADMGVKL
- the gatB gene encoding Asp-tRNA(Asn)/Glu-tRNA(Gln) amidotransferase subunit GatB, coding for MSNYELVCGLETHIELSTKTKIFCSCTTEFGGDPNTHCCPVCIGLPGTLPKLNKKVVEYAVMAGLATNCEISPVSKMDRKNYVYPDLPKAYQISQYDMPLCKNGYVELSNGRKVRILRIHIEEDAGKLVHQRGSTYVDYNRGGVPLIEIVTEPDIRSIDEAREYLERLQLVMRFLGISDCKMQEGSMRCDVNVSVRPQGTEAFGTRTEIKNMNSFTHMAKAMEYEVNRQIDLLQSGEKVVQETRRYNEEDDCTESMRGKEDAHDYRYFREPDLVTIQVSEETVAQLREKLPELPHQRLERYRAEFGIPEADAQQLIKYRRIADYFEAAIDGVQNPKVVANCMIGQIFSRLDGDSAKESFQVNVTPENLNALVKLLDEGKIKMNLLKATLEKMLDTGKAPGELISEADMGGVDADALKSVCEQAIASNPNAVSDYLSGKEKALKAILGSVMKATRGRADAMEAEKLLIQLIQGANAK
- a CDS encoding MATE family efflux transporter, whose protein sequence is MNKRLAVMESGKVNTALLYLGMPTIVGLLMTGFYNFIDSFFVAQLGTAAMGAISIAYPLVTFIPGIGLLFGNGAAAYISELLGAGEKKKAEIVLSSTLFYCVLASVGFQLVLLFLRPLLRAMGASAEVMPYALNYTGILIVGFLFQIPSICLMNLVRAEGAVALSTWSQIVGSMVNIILDPIFIWPLKMGIVGAAVTDVIGQFISVAILLPYYLRGKSYLTLSVKNIRFQSWSIKPILKTGIPIFTINLFQSLSISAANVVAAPYGDNTIAALGIANRMVGMTTFAITGFSRGYQTFISYNYGARHFDRIKEATRKAYLWAISGGVILAGLQILFAQPIVAAFSRDPAVVKLGIRAMIGASVLFFTYGFQAMAIVYLLCIKYSKSGFVFSISRQGIIYLPILILMERLWMENGIYYAQAVADLITTFVMLVFLVWTRQKRTDALREPPLRTDALSPAQEREACSGAVNEKNTDAQDPAADDGERKS